Proteins encoded by one window of Paenibacillus urinalis:
- the galU gene encoding UTP--glucose-1-phosphate uridylyltransferase GalU encodes MKKVRKAIIPAAGLGTRFLPATKAMPKEMLPIVDKPTIQYIIEEAIASGIEDIIIVTGKGKRAIEDHFDNAFELEHTLQSKGKFDLLEEVRKSSNVDIHYIRQKEPKGLGHAVWCARNFIGDEPFAVLLGDDIVEAEVPCTRQLIEQYEMVGRSIVGVQTVAEEHTDRYGIVDPLSSEGRLCAVNRFVEKPKLGEAPSNLAIMGRYILTPEIFELLGDQEAGTHGEIQLTDAIQRLNEADGVYAYDFEGTRYDVGEKLGFILTTIDFALKNEELRIPILNALGDILEKESVARLAIGGGEFE; translated from the coding sequence ATGAAAAAAGTGAGAAAGGCCATCATACCCGCTGCAGGTCTAGGTACTAGATTCTTACCTGCGACAAAGGCGATGCCGAAGGAAATGCTGCCGATTGTAGATAAACCGACCATCCAATACATCATCGAAGAGGCGATTGCATCCGGAATTGAAGATATTATTATTGTCACAGGCAAAGGGAAGAGAGCAATTGAAGATCATTTCGATAATGCCTTCGAACTAGAGCATACCTTACAGTCTAAGGGCAAGTTCGATCTGCTTGAAGAAGTTCGGAAGTCATCCAATGTGGATATCCATTACATAAGACAGAAGGAGCCAAAAGGGCTGGGTCACGCCGTCTGGTGTGCGCGTAATTTCATTGGTGATGAACCATTCGCTGTACTCCTAGGTGATGATATTGTTGAAGCCGAAGTGCCATGTACCCGGCAGCTGATTGAACAGTATGAAATGGTAGGCAGATCTATTGTAGGTGTGCAGACTGTAGCTGAAGAGCATACAGATCGTTATGGGATTGTAGACCCACTCAGCTCAGAAGGACGTTTGTGTGCAGTTAACCGGTTTGTAGAGAAGCCGAAGCTTGGCGAAGCCCCTTCTAATCTCGCGATCATGGGAAGATATATTCTGACACCTGAAATATTTGAACTATTGGGTGATCAAGAGGCAGGCACTCATGGAGAGATTCAGCTGACAGATGCAATCCAGCGGCTGAATGAAGCAGATGGCGTATATGCATATGATTTCGAAGGGACTCGTTATGATGTGGGTGAGAAGCTAGGCTTTATCCTGACGACAATTGATTTTGCCTTAAAAAATGAAGAGCTCCGTATTCCGATTCTAAACGCATTAGGGGACATACTTGAGAAGGAATCGGTTGCGAGACTGGCAATCGGTGGAGGTGAATTCGAGTGA
- a CDS encoding sugar transferase has protein sequence MALESGVYEATLERTEANQTYLIMKRLTDMVASLLGLIVLSPLFLLLAVLIKLEDPKGPVFFKQQRVGKNERVFYMYKFRSMVHNAEELLEQLLSQNEVSGAMFKMKNDPRVTKIGRFIRKTSLDELPQLWNVVRGDMSLVGPRPPLPREVEEYSLYDKQRLHVTPGCTGLWQVSGRNSVGFAEMVEMDLEYIRKRKYWYDIGIILKTVRLLFGAKDAF, from the coding sequence ATTGCACTAGAGTCTGGAGTCTATGAAGCAACGCTCGAACGAACAGAAGCAAATCAAACCTACCTTATAATGAAGAGATTAACGGATATGGTCGCCTCGCTGCTAGGATTAATTGTACTATCTCCGCTGTTTCTGCTGCTCGCCGTATTGATTAAACTGGAGGATCCGAAAGGACCGGTATTCTTCAAGCAGCAACGTGTAGGCAAGAATGAGAGAGTCTTTTATATGTATAAATTTCGATCCATGGTTCACAATGCGGAGGAGCTCTTGGAGCAGCTCTTATCTCAGAATGAAGTGAGTGGGGCCATGTTCAAGATGAAGAATGATCCGCGTGTGACCAAGATCGGCCGTTTCATTCGTAAAACAAGTCTCGATGAGCTTCCTCAGCTATGGAATGTCGTTCGTGGTGACATGAGCCTGGTCGGTCCAAGACCACCGCTGCCAAGAGAAGTCGAGGAATATTCCTTATACGACAAACAACGACTGCATGTAACACCGGGTTGTACAGGTCTATGGCAGGTTAGCGGCCGTAATAGCGTTGGTTTCGCAGAAATGGTCGAGATGGATCTGGAGTACATTCGCAAGCGTAAGTATTGGTATGATATCGGAATTATTTTGAAGACGGTAAGGTTGTTGTTTGGAGCGAAGGATGCATTTTAG
- a CDS encoding O-antigen polymerase — protein MINIFHKQSILFLSLFGGVIAFLISDFIQFKINTTNFNYLVMLVTLIPVILYLIVSAKKKTIIITHPMFIYPLCYFFVFGYGSTLNDINPEIAYIGGVSTLIGCAGYITAFIIFSFVDKTSSYRKSKVLDSELTLKDYISYSIFFERVLFIIGFGAFLLFIMRIGSIPLFMPNLEQSRVDANISGGSSLRILTYLLIVSSVIAFFNFYYSKKNKLTKNNISLLVSIIGVLSLLALGNRSPAFTIIYSCAIIFFLLKYEGKLKIKTFLVTSIIVSIGILIFVGGIGSYRVINTSEFHNYPEYEVFLEESDYIGLSLFVFEHYLGISFFNFSRVIELFPNVLDFKYGLSYIETILTILPGTQYTLDMQIKHALGQTYLGGGTIPSVLGEAYANFGYFGCFIIPFLTTLLLSFLYKKYLEQKNNPARILIYVFFLCYFSWYLIAGYAATSIFPFISVCVYFLYRIFLYSLGKTNFDVLVKKKIDREG, from the coding sequence ATGATAAATATCTTTCATAAGCAAAGCATATTATTTTTATCATTATTTGGTGGTGTGATAGCATTTCTAATATCAGATTTTATCCAGTTCAAAATAAATACTACAAATTTTAACTATTTGGTAATGCTAGTAACTTTGATACCCGTTATTCTTTACTTGATAGTATCAGCAAAAAAAAAAACCATTATAATCACTCATCCGATGTTTATATACCCTTTATGTTATTTTTTTGTATTTGGATATGGAAGCACATTAAATGATATTAATCCAGAAATAGCATACATCGGGGGAGTCTCAACGTTAATTGGATGTGCTGGATATATAACCGCATTTATTATTTTTAGCTTTGTCGACAAAACTTCTTCCTATCGAAAGTCTAAAGTTTTAGATTCGGAACTCACACTCAAAGACTATATAAGTTATTCGATTTTCTTTGAAAGAGTGTTGTTTATAATTGGATTTGGGGCTTTTTTATTATTTATCATGAGAATAGGAAGTATACCATTGTTCATGCCTAATTTAGAACAATCAAGAGTAGATGCAAATATTAGTGGAGGCTCATCTTTGAGAATTCTAACATATCTACTTATAGTTTCCTCAGTAATTGCATTTTTCAATTTCTATTATTCCAAAAAAAATAAGCTAACAAAAAACAACATCTCATTATTAGTAAGTATAATTGGAGTTTTATCTTTACTAGCCTTAGGTAACAGATCACCAGCCTTCACGATTATATATTCGTGTGCCATAATTTTTTTCCTATTGAAGTATGAAGGTAAATTAAAGATTAAGACTTTTTTAGTGACTTCTATTATTGTTTCAATTGGTATATTAATATTTGTTGGTGGTATCGGGTCGTATAGAGTTATTAATACTTCTGAATTTCATAACTATCCTGAATATGAAGTGTTTTTAGAGGAGTCTGACTATATTGGTTTATCACTATTCGTATTTGAACATTATTTAGGTATCTCATTCTTTAATTTTTCTAGAGTAATTGAGTTATTCCCTAATGTCTTAGATTTTAAATATGGACTATCCTATATAGAGACTATTTTAACTATTTTACCAGGAACGCAATACACATTAGATATGCAAATCAAACATGCGCTTGGGCAAACCTATTTGGGGGGAGGAACAATTCCTTCAGTACTTGGGGAGGCGTATGCAAACTTTGGTTATTTTGGTTGTTTTATAATTCCTTTTTTAACAACATTGTTACTAAGCTTTTTATATAAAAAGTATTTAGAACAAAAAAATAATCCAGCTCGTATTTTAATTTATGTTTTCTTCTTGTGTTACTTTAGTTGGTATTTAATTGCTGGTTACGCGGCTACAAGTATATTTCCATTCATTTCAGTATGCGTTTATTTTTTGTATAGAATATTTCTTTATTCATTAGGTAAAACAAATTTTGATGTCCTTGTTAAAAAGAAAATAGATAGAGAGGGCTAG
- a CDS encoding glycosyltransferase gives MNSKVLFFLSPHNYYDHKLKKSNNRPLKLADQFALDEVFTEIYIVNRIKPRLQKFENDSRKIIKKGVGYKIYQCNEFKNTKYIEHNFPFGYLEDFFVPMIIKSTLRKISYKDITVLVADPKSAGILRSNLGCGVFDAYDDWLMNKMYQKNRHYKALEKGYKTAKEFSDIMICNTDILMERFYNGKKTVLISNTSSIECSNTYLNQNNKVKKVGYIGNIYDRIDFDLFKDIVKTMKNLDFIIIGKYIGPEDNEKKKFENLTYENNVTYIPGVPYEQVSEEIAKFDVCIIPHQINEFTLTQDSMKMYDFLSIGKPVVTTAVPPSNLLSEYLYIAEGYKEFVEKINMALVEDEDLQLKRINYINENNWSSKTKQLYALLNEVKAQ, from the coding sequence ATGAATAGTAAAGTTTTATTTTTTCTTTCTCCACACAATTATTATGATCACAAACTAAAGAAGAGTAATAATAGACCTCTAAAATTGGCAGATCAATTTGCATTAGATGAGGTATTCACAGAAATTTATATTGTTAATAGGATAAAACCAAGACTCCAAAAGTTTGAAAATGACTCTAGAAAAATTATAAAAAAAGGAGTTGGCTATAAGATATATCAATGTAATGAATTTAAAAATACAAAATATATCGAGCACAACTTTCCATTCGGTTACTTAGAAGATTTCTTTGTTCCAATGATAATCAAATCCACATTAAGAAAAATATCATATAAAGACATTACTGTATTAGTGGCTGATCCTAAGTCAGCAGGGATTCTTAGGTCGAATTTAGGTTGCGGAGTGTTTGATGCATACGATGATTGGTTGATGAATAAAATGTACCAGAAAAACCGACATTATAAGGCCTTAGAAAAAGGTTACAAAACTGCTAAGGAATTTTCGGACATAATGATTTGTAACACTGATATACTCATGGAACGGTTCTATAATGGAAAAAAAACTGTTTTAATTAGTAACACTTCATCTATAGAATGCTCAAATACCTACTTAAATCAAAATAATAAAGTTAAAAAAGTAGGTTACATTGGTAATATTTATGATCGTATTGATTTTGATTTATTTAAAGATATAGTAAAGACCATGAAGAATTTAGACTTCATAATTATTGGAAAATATATAGGACCTGAGGATAATGAAAAAAAGAAGTTTGAAAATTTAACATATGAAAATAACGTAACTTATATACCAGGGGTACCTTATGAACAAGTAAGTGAAGAGATTGCAAAATTTGATGTCTGTATAATACCCCATCAAATAAATGAGTTTACTCTTACACAAGATTCAATGAAAATGTATGATTTTTTATCAATTGGCAAACCTGTTGTGACTACAGCAGTTCCTCCATCTAATTTATTATCTGAGTATTTGTATATTGCAGAAGGATATAAAGAATTTGTAGAAAAAATAAACATGGCACTAGTTGAAGATGAGGATTTGCAGCTCAAAAGGATAAATTACATTAATGA